In Phacochoerus africanus isolate WHEZ1 chromosome 16, ROS_Pafr_v1, whole genome shotgun sequence, one genomic interval encodes:
- the DNAJB9 gene encoding dnaJ homolog subfamily B member 9 isoform X2 — protein sequence MATPQSVFIFAICILMITELILASKSYYDILGVPKSASERQIKKAFHKLAMKYHPDKNKSPDAEAKFREIAEAYETLSDANRRKEYDTLGHSAFTNGKGQKASGSPFEQSFNFNFDDLFKDFGFFGQNQNTRSKKHFENHFQTRQDGSSRQRHHFQEFSFGGGLFDDMFEDMEKMFSFTGFDTTTSRHTVQTENRFHGSSKHCRTVTQRRGNMVTTYTDCSGQ from the exons ATGGCTACTCCCCAGTCAGTTTTCATCTTTGCCATCTGCATTTTAATGATAACTGAATTGATTTTGGCCTCAAAAAGTTACTATGATATCTTAGGTGTTCCAAAGTCAGCATCAGAGCGCCAAATCAAAAAAGCCTTTCACAAGTTGGCCATGAAGTACCATCCTGACAAAAATAAGAGCCCTGATGCTGAAGCAAAATTCAGAGAGATTGCAGAAG cataTGAAACACTCTCAGATGCTAATAGGCGAAAAGAGTATGATACGCTTGGACACAGTGCTTTTACTAATGGTAAAGGACAAAAAGCTAGTGGAAGCCCTTTTGAGCAGTCATTTAACTTCAATTTTGATGACTTATTTAAAgactttgggttttttggtcAAAACCAAAACACTCGATCCAAGAAGCATTTTGAAAATCACTTCCAGACACGCCAGGATGGTTCCAGTAGACAAAGGCACCACTTCCAGGAGTTTTCTTTTGGAGGTGGGTTGTTCGATGACATGTTTGAAGAtatggaaaaaatgttttcttttacgGGTTTTGACACCACCACCAGTCGGCACACAGTACAGACTGAAAATAGATTCCATGGATCTAGCAAGCACTGTAGGACTGTCACTCAACGAAGAGGAAATATGGTTACTACATACACTGACTGTTCAGGacaataa